Genomic window (Pirellulales bacterium):
CAGCCGCCTGGGACGAGAGTGCGTGCTGCGCGCGGTCCCTTCGAACGATGCGCAACCGGAGCAGGCGTGCTCTTACCGGCCGTTGGTCACGGAAAAAACGGGCCGAGAACTGGCTCGCGGGGCAGGGGGGCACAAGAAGGGCACGCGCAGCGCGGATCGACTTTCTCCCCAGCGGCGGGGCGGCTCGGCCGACCGCGACGACCGGCGTTTCAAATGGTCGCAACGTCCTTTGCGATTGGCCGCACAGCCGGTGCCGCTGGCGGTAACGGCGGTGGTGCCTGACGGTCCGTTGTTGTGGTTCACGCTGGCGGGCAGGCAACATCGCATCGCGCAGAGCTGGGGACCCGAGCGGATCGAAACCGGCTGGTGGCGCGGCCGCACGGTGCGTCGCGACTATTACCGCGTAGAAACCGTCGATGGTCAGCGGCATTGGTTATTCCGCCGCTTGACCGACGGGGCATGGTACTGGCACGGCGATTTTGAATGACGAAAAAGTGATTCACCACGGAGGCACAGAGACACGGAGATGCAGGGCACTGAGAAGAATGTTAATTCGGGATGATAAGAAACGGTGCAGATGATCTGCGCTGTGGCGTGCAGGCAATGGGGAGAATCGATGTTGAAGCACGAGCAATTGACAGCGGACATCATTGGGGCGGCCATTGAAGTGCATCGTGCCCTAGGACCCGGCTTGCTGGAATCGGCCTATGAGGAATGCCTGCACCAGGAGCTTTTGCTGCGAGAGCTTTCTGTGCAAAGGCAGGTT
Coding sequences:
- a CDS encoding GxxExxY protein gives rise to the protein MLKHEQLTADIIGAAIEVHRALGPGLLESAYEECLHQELLLRELSVQRQVSLSVVYKGVALDCGYRMDLIVAGAIVIELKCVESLSAIHEAQLLT